The DNA region cttggcgagcggacccgtcaaggttatttcgtggaCAGGGCTCGACGGCCGATCGGCGGATagcaaatattcctccgatgggaatcggagggtggtattgatggtcggatggccggacgCCGCTTCTGCAGCTGCAGTAGCCTGGCCCGAAGACTCCCCTATAGTGGAAGTTTCGCCGAACCGTCGCAGGCgacgacgagtccggggaggagaacCAGAAAGCTGTGCCGGTGGCGACGCCATaggggtcccgatctgtgatggcgtgcggtcgggcgaagtcacgccgatcggcgcctgtggtcccTCCTCCTGGGTCGGCGGAAAGTtcgggtctcttcgacgtttccgccgcaCCTCCAATGGGGGATCCTCGACATGCGGaacgcccagctcggcgggagccgaggaaacaggatcgaTTTCCGCCTCAACCGCCGCAGAATCGGACGaggcagcttctgtttcaggggcggactgtgcCCCTCCCTCTCCTGTACCTGCCGGGCGGCTAGGGATTAAACCCCGCGCTGCGAGCTCCTTCTTGGTGGCCGATTCAATTTCTACAGACTTCAATTTCAAGTGAGTGGTAGCCTTGGATCGCCACATGACGTCAGCTGcagtgaaagaaattaaaatcagttagacaaaaaagactaagagagtaaagagtccttactcatgcggaaggaagattcgcccgaacgggagataatccgaaaatataTAGCACCCCCTGCAAGAGCAATttgtcgatcttgtatcgctgaccggacaaccagttcgccgcatgaagataggctgggttacttctgaatttgccgagctccggctgggccggcacggcggtctgccattgggttcggaaggctggccgatcgggaagtcggagatagaagaaaaactccttccagtgcttgttggaggtcggcatgttatcaaaaaatttaaagcctattctgctttggaagataaaagtgcccggttcggattgcttggggtagaagaagaaatggaatatcttagggtcgagggggatactgtgcaacttaaagaggacgaccatcccgctcagtaacctaaaggaattcggcacaagctggccgagcgggatgcggaaatagttacaaacttccaaaatgaaGGGATGAGTAGGAAATCTGAGGCCGCCCTGAAATTGGTCTAGAAAGAAACAAATAGAGCcggtcggcgggtcatgtggccggtcggtcgggtcggctatgattatttcgtggtcatcaggaagCTCATATGTCCGAACCAgtcgccgagcaccctcctcatcaaatcggctctccatggtcaggtaccaagggccctGAACACCAACCGCGGGTTCGGAgcagcttgccatctcggagaggcgaaagaatagcaagaaagcgaaggaagggaaacgaaaggggcgaaatgagcagggaagacttagtaagtgaaggaagaagactcactgaggaggaaacgggcggaaaagatcaccggggAAGAGGTAGCAGCCGGAAAGTGGGACTGGATCGCCGAAGGCTGCAGAGGCAGAGGAGGCAGAAGGAGGAAGCACGAGCGAGCGTGCGGCCGAGAAagggacggaggctttatacagCCGAGGCCGGTtagcctccaccgtccgatccaggttacgagaaacaaggacgccatcgggccgtccatttcaaacgagcGCATCCCATCGTAAGTGACGTCGCCGCCACACAAAGAtcgacacgtggcgctctgtcaccgagtgcaattaatgcgcccacgTCGCGCATGCTCccacttaatggagaggatttgcacaATTTTCGAGGAGATCTAGACAAGTGAACATCAACAGGGaacgacaagacaaccaaaataaagagccgagcggctgaatctggcagaagggccgaacggccccatgGATATTATAAGCTACAGAAAGACGGCGACTGCTCGCTCGGACAcatatggtccagtcagtcggattcatttcctccttcgactagacttgaagggaaggcaagtgatccggcggtaagaatggggggcccaccttctgaagggtcccaacctaaggacggatggaaggctggccaagcgggtaatggtccgagcggagctagagataacccatccgtgggcttgggtttccgacgccaaggcaagaaggtcgaagggccgagcggaagtccgctcggctgggaccgaagggccgatcgagtgatccgttcggccaggataggggcgagggtacaaaggtggccgaacggcctatgcgctcggctcgggttatgggatatcagcaggagcatgtctgatgattatgccttGCACAAAATCGCACGATGGAAGATCTTGCTGTCACATCATGGGAAGGTTGGCGCAGTAACAGTATGTTCTCATGGACGTCTCCCTGACAGATCCATGATtcaggcatggcccttctgacagacccatacttgagcatggtcaaaggcatgtGGTTGCTTTGACTGGAGCACCCAGGTTTCCtccagaggtctatataaggcctccatttctccaCCAGAGGTAAGCGAAATCTTGATTCAggagccacctttttgttattcctcgcctgacttgagcgtcggaggaccgtcgccgggacacccctcccggctcggttttgttgcaggttcaccggagcattcgaggactccgcaggaagcgccacgtgcccagcgtcccttgactcctgattcggacaggatcaagggtGATAATTGTGACTCGCAGAACGATAAGCATACAGATACAGTTCAAAACATAAAGACAAAGATAAGCTGAAAACGCTCCTCACTCCAGGGCTTCAAAAATGGGCTCGGGGATGGTTTCTAGCAGACCGACAAAGTCTTTAGGAGGGATGGAGGCCGTCTCCGGAAGTTGGCCCTTAGCCTGCAAATAAACCGTTGTCGCCCGGATGGCTTCCTCAAAGGCTAGAACTAGCCGATCGCTAAACTTCtcgccaaattcgtccgagcggagatagttttgttcccggcggcgaccctccgacgctcaagtcaggcaacgtcgaaatgaagcaaagtcaaaataacgagactgtggctacagtagatgagagaaaaccatacctccgtcgaagtccggaggtctttatataggaccccggagaggcgtGTGCACACTTCCCGaggtgtgcacgctcctcaaagcatacctcagaatggttgtgtcagaaaaacATGTCAGATGTCATATCGCaactgtccgagcatatctctaccACGACAgcggaaacttccaccgtacgatcctcggtacagcccgaccgccgaccatgctgaTTGTCGGtggcaggtgtctcgagaatgatatcactagctgcccttttgtcctcttctaagtctTTTGTCTCTTACTGGGCCGGACGGGATGCCCGCTCGGCCTCCAGGGTGCTCGGGTGCGCATGCGCATCGGACCGGGCGAGAAGGCCGCTCGGTCAAATACTCGGACGGGCGTGCGATCTGGTTGACCTATAGTTCGGTCGAGCGGATCGGCCACTCGGCACGATAGTTCCGCTATAAGggagcttgtgagcgtcggaagctcgacccgaGGTCGAGCTATCTACACGTCGGCCCGGGATTTACTCCGGTTGATCGGCCAGGTTGCTTCCCCCCGCTCAGCCGGGACCTTGACTCCCCCGTGTCGTCGACCCCTCCCTATGTGGGCCCCCGATTCTTACCATtggatcaaatatttttttcttttcacatttaataatttattaattatatttttttaggtttttttaTAAAAGATATTCATTGTGTTCTTGTTAGTCTTATACTTTAAGATTAATAATATTGTGaataggaaatatatttttttcaatctttttatTAAGATAGAATATAATGtctatttttatcaatttaacatttaatatttgatataaaaattaaattatttatttttatccagTTAAATTTATGGACTGACTTACGTGCATTCATGCATGCTAGTTATATAATAAATTAGTTGATTTTGAAATTCACTAAAAATTTGACTGCCACGGTGCAAGTCTAAGTAGCGGAGTTGATGGTTTGTGggtgaaataaaatatttaaaaatggaagGATGTTGTAATAATTTTCACAAATTAAAACCCTAACCCCAAGTGCGTCACCGCCTCTCCAGGCCATCTCAGTCTCTTCCTCCGGCTCTTCCCTCCGCTGCCCCAGTAGAGACCAGTCGTGCAAACTACCCTATCCAAGCTTCTCCTATCCAAACTCTCGAGAAGGCTGCACCGTCTTCCTAAAACATCGATAGGTGGGCGATGTGCACCGGGAATCAGTTTCAGTACGAGCCGCAAACCCGGCCGGCCCGTGAGAGGAGAAAGGGGCGGTGACGACAGCTCCGAAGATCCCTTCCTTCGTAGTCTCAGTTTTGGGAACGATGACAAGGAGGAAAATCAACGATCGTACCAAGAAGCCTCCTTTGGACGGCCCTCCTCTAGGCCAGCGTTTCAGGGCGGCAAGGAAAGCCGAAAAGTGCCGCCTTTGGCAAAGGAGGACGGCATCGACGCCTCTTCAGGTGATCTTTTCCCTGATTTTGATTTGGGCGAAGACGAGCTTGGTTTGACTGGTAGTGGTCTGCGTGGCCGTTCCCGTAGCAGAGCCAGACGGAGAACCCCTCCAAGAGAGGATTTTAGTCGATCAACGCAGTCGGCATTCAAGGATTTCGGCCGAGATTTTGTGGGTGACTTTGACAATCCACGATATCGATCGCCATTAGGATCTGCCAGTGGAGACAGGATTGAGGATTCAAGCGATGGATTGCCTAGCGATCGAGTTGGGGATTCGCTAGCACAAAAATTTAATCTTGGAGGATCTGACCAGCATAAAACGGATGAAGCCAATCAAGAAACTTTAGACTCGACAAAATCTATCACACTGGAGAAAAGATGAAGGAGAATGCCCTCATACCTAATGCTGTCGCCATGCTTGATGGACTCTGCAAAGATGGGCTTGTTCAAGAGGCGATGAAGCTGTTTCGATTTATGATGTTGTCACTTACACTGCTGTTGTGGAAGGGTTCTGCAAGTCGGCAAAATTTGATGATGCTAAGAAGATTTTCAGGAAAATGCAGAACAATGGAATCGCACCAAATGCATTCAGCTGCAAGGTTCTCATTCAGGGCTTCTGTCAAGGAAAGAAATTGGAGGATTCTGTCGAGTTCTGTATGGACATCAACCAAATGCAGCTACTTTAATCGGTCTGGTGGATGAGCTCATTAAAGAGAAAAGGATGGAGTTTGTGAAAAAGTTGCTCGAGAGAGGTTTGTTTCTGGATGACAAAGCTATCAGAGAGCATTTGAACAAGAAAGGACCATTCTCGCCATTGATTTGGGAGGTGTTCTTTGGGGCAAAGGCATCAGGAGGACCTTTTTAATCTTTTTCTAGGTAATTGCAAAAACTTCTCTGCCATGTTGATTTACACTCTGCTGCAAGAGAAGGGAACTTGTGGAATCTGAATGACAAGTGAACTTGCAAATAATACTCCGAGAATTGTGGGCATCAAATTTTTTGCTTCGTTTTGTTTAGCATTTGTCATATTGGAAGAAGATTACTAGTAGTTTATGGACACTGGTTTTGTTTTGTTAAACCTAAATTTTCTGATTGCTAAAAACATATCGGCCATTTTCCTACTCAATGGAGAACCTTTGGGATTGACCTACAATGGAGGACCATTATTTGATCATCTCcaatagggttgtaaacaagtcgAGGTGAGCCgggctttggggtgttcaagcttgtttgataaggtaaccaagccgaaccgagcttaaaatgaaccaagcttttgaaattagtgttaagtttggcttggtttattttttatgagcttgagcttgtttgaagcttagtttgagcttggttcgtttagatgatatcgaactctcaattcaagcttggcttgagcttggttcgtttagatgttatcgagctctcaattcaagcttggcttgagcttggttcgtttagatgttatcaagctctcaattcaagtttgtttgattgtttgaaacttttagttgtttgattggttattgaacttgataatttaaatttatttatttattttattttattatttatttagcatattgaaaagaattttattaatgaatatggttattgaacattgttcacgaacgttaacgagttgaacacatatgtgttcaagcttatttatttagcttaacgagctattcaaagttgtttgtttaattaatcttatgtatattgaacgaacataaacaagttcttaccaagtcaaacatcaagcttgttcacgaacgtttggttcatttacaaccctaatctCCAATTTGTATCTTCAAACCAGCATTTGATTCAAGGACAATGAAGgccaaagaaaaaaaatgattaattaggTTGGATAACGTTGAGTCTAGGGTGACCGGTCGGtctcacggaagtttcccaccgaccactagggtaaatcgggaagcgctcgtaGCGGACAACCTAggagcccagcatcctttagttgcgtgtcccatttggaggaaaaattcttgcaaattcgTCATAACTggggtgacaacctggatgtcctgtcgctgcaccATAGCCCCTGGGCACAATGAAGGCcaaagaaaaaatagaataatatagtatttacaaaaatatttgataCGACATGAAAAATACGTGAacgatttaaatatataaaaaaaacattatatgttaaagttaaaaaaaaaaaattagtttgttCATGACAAAATATATGTTgttgatttaaaattttgaatattaaataaatttttggtttatttaaatattaaattaaaaaattgatttaaaaacattgtatttttttataaactttaacaaaccaaattgatttaaatatatgtttttattattgcataaatatataaaatattagcTATTACAGTAAGTAAGAAGATGATTATGTGTACCccataaaacttaaaaaatattatattaacgTGATTGATGAACATctgtttatttataaaaatataaaaagattttttaaaaaattatgagatttttttaatattaattataacAATTTAGTTgggttatttaaatttttatatatatatatttttaaatgaatatattaattaattcggttcagtttaaattttaaaattatttattcagttaaattaaataaataaaaataaaaaaacattcgataaattttctaaataaataaatctgTAAATCTCTAATTAATAGTTTCAATACATTGgttaatttgatttttggttattttttattgatattttatttgttcctCTCACCGATAAATATCTCCCGCGCCCACAAAAACCTAATTCCTCATAGCCGCTTTGCTTGTGCAAACAGCCGCCACCGGCAACCCTAACAAGAGCACTACTCGCACGCCATGGTTAGCCTCGACCTCTTTCTTCTTGTGTGTTAGTGTGTAGTGATCACTACAGTCTTTTGATATCCACAGATTTTCTCTTTGTTGGTTTTGATTACAGGCGGATGCTTCAGATGCCGTGGACGTCGGAGGGGCTCCCAAGAAGAGAACCTTCAGGAAGTTTTCTTATCGCGGAGTCGATCTCGATCAGCTCCTTGACATGGGCCTCGACGAGCTCGTCAAGCTCTTCGGTGCACGTGCTCGCAGAAGGTTTGGATCTCGTTTCCTTGTGTTCTTGTTCTTTGGTTTTCCTTGCTATGCTTGACAATGAACGCGAGGCCGCGCAGGTTTCAGAGGGGATTGAAGAGAAAGCCAATGGCTTTGATTAAGAAGCTTCGCAAAGCTGTAAGCTGCCCCCTTTCTGTCTTTTCTTTGCATAGAAAGTTTTCGCTTTGCTTGTGATATGATAACTAGTTCTATGATTTATGCTGATTTATGGCTGCAACCCTGTTGGTTACAGAAATTGTCATAACTTTCATTGATGTCAAATTATACAACATTATTCATCATGATCAATGTTTGTGTTAATGGCCTTGCATGAGCAATGATTGGTGTCTTTGAACTAAATGAGGATTGAAAATAGTTTACTAATATAGTTGAGTAAGTTCTTTGGACTCTCAAAGCTTGGCAATGTTATTAGATTCATGCTGTAGTAATAAGATATCGATAATAAGATTACAATTAATAAAAGCTGAAGAGATAATTTGATTGGTAAATGCTAAGTAATGCATTTATAAATGATTAACTCAGTCGCATGCATCTTTTAATCTTCTGTGCAGATCAAGTGGGTTAACTGAAGGTTTTCCATTTATCTCTGTCAAATTTTCAACTGCAATTTTATTACTCTGAATACTTGTAATTCCTATTCATTCTTTATATTCAGAAACGAGATGCGCCTCCTGGTGAGAAGCCTGAGCCCGTGAGGACGCATCTTAGGAACATGATAATAGTTCCAGAGATGATTGGGAGCATCATTGGTGTCTACAATGGAAAAACTTTCAACCAGGTTGAGATAAAGGTAACTTTTTTTTGATATGGCAAATTTACAATATATTTAACAATTTTTAAGTTCTGTAATTGTTAgtttcactttctttgttcacGAATCTCAAAATATACCAGCCATGATTAGCATAGCATGAATCTTTAGCCATTGCAAAGGGGTCAATTTTGGCAATTAAAAGAAGATTAATTGCCATATGCTGATATCCCATTTCATAGCTGCAACTGAACTTAGTAGTTTTCTTTTGCTGAATAATGATCCTTGTTATGGCATCACAGCCCGAAATGATTGGTCACTACTTGGCCGAGTTCTCCATCTCATACAAGCCTGTGAAGCACGGAAGACCTGGTATTGGTGCCACGCACTCCTCCAGGTTCATCCCACTGAAGTAAACGCTGCCCCAGTTGAAGAAATGTCAGAAGTTTCTATTGTGGTTTTGTTATTCCTCTTGTGTATTTCCTATTCTAGGACCTTCTAATGGCTTTCGGACGAATCATTTTCCTTTTCGCAATTTTGAGCCAAGTAATTTTGGGTCATGAATGTTTGCTTTGCTTTATTTAAAGTGGGTATTTAAGCTTATGACTTGTTTATGGAATTCATTTGCTTAGGTTTTATGTGCTTTGGAACCTTGCATAATTGGAGaagttataattttataaatcaCCTTTGAGATGAAATTTTATTTGTTCAATTTGTGATAGAGATATTTCCACTTGGTAAAAAACCTATAAAGGGATAAAATTCCTCTTCAATTTTGTCTGTTGTTAATTTAcctttaaaagaaaaaataattgaaCATGGTATCAGGTATGTAAAATATTTGAACTGATGAAGgttgaatttgtttataatttctGTAATATGAAGAAAAATAATAACATAGAACAATTAATGGGTACTTTTTTTAGTGCAAATGCCTTGTTGTGCATGTAATTTGAAGAGGAAATATAGCACatttaatttctcattcaatTGGTCCAATATCATCCCAATCGGTTCAGTTGGGCTTCATAGTAAGATATACACCTATAAATCATAGGGGCCCTTTAAATTGAGAGGTCAaatatttaatgaaatattttacaccggttaaaaattattcttaagatcTATTTAAATAACTACTCATGTAAATACTAATTATACATTCAATTTTTTATTGGTGACAAAAGGCGAATACACTCGCCCCCGCTAacccgtcccagggtcaacacggaggaattaaatcacggacggctactagcctttggaatagtgattgaCATATAAAAGaggacatttacctcgactttaccaAGATTCGAATCTCAGACCTTATTGATGGTAACACCTCATGTTACATGAGGAGGATTTCAATGTAAGATATATGGCTTAAATGAATGTAAGCAATAGTGCTTTAATGTACATATAATAATTGTAGGACACCTATAATCATTATTGGCTTGTGATTTTGGCCTTTAAATAACTAATCAATAATTATGATCAATAATTATGTCTTTAAAGGATCAAGAGTTCAATAACTTGGCTTTCCTTCTCAGACGCAATCCTCACTACTGATACCCCCACCCTTGATGCATCGCCAATCTTCATGAAAAAGGATTAGAAACTGGTTGCGAAATAGAGCAATTACTTGTCATAGAAGTTGTTGAGAACAAAGTTCGGTTCTCATCACAAGCAAATAATAATTTAAAGCAATTCGACTCTCATTATGATCTGCAAGGTCTTTTTACAGGTGAGCTAAAAGCCACCTACACTTAAACAAAGAGGCAAAGCTTAAAGGATACTACTGTACAACATTAATCAGAGGAACTAAGGTCTTCATCATAATCACGATTTGACCACAGGGAGTCATGAGAGGAACTCACCAATAACCACAGCGCGAGCTGCTAGGACCTACTAGTAGTCACAGACTGAATCAGGAGAAAGAAAATTTTCCATGCAAGCTCAAAGACTTGATAATAGAGAGGAGATTTGATCATCCTTCTAACTAGCACAGAAGCAGATCAGTTAATCAGCAAATTGCGCCAGGTCAGTGCGGTGTTGGCTTCTCTCAAACTTCTCGCTCTCCTATAATCAATTTCTGCATCTGAGAATGACTGCCCCGGCTGTGCTCGCTTGCCAAGTTGGGGATCGGTTGATGACCTTGAGCTACCTCCCTCTCCACCAATGGAGTCAGTGTTACCATGAAGTAAAGGTGAGGCATTTTCACACAGACGGTTTGGTTTAGAACCTGGACAGCATGACAGATACGTTATCTCAAAGAAAATGGTAATGATATGACAGTATCGCTTGCGTTCAGTGTTTTTTTGCCAGTTACAGGACATAAGGGATAAGGATACTTAGAATGGAAGCAAGGATGATTCTTCTTGGGAGAAAAAAAATCCTATTCAAAGCAATTAATCTTACCTGCATGTATGTTATCCCGATCAGAACTGCCATCCAATCCAACTTCAGGCTGAGCAGCAACTTGCTTTGTCAGCAGAGGATCTAGTGAATTGGATAACTTTTTCCCTTTGTTGGCAAACTCGTTAGTGCGACACAGATCAGTTCCAGTTTTAGTATTTGCAAATGGAGACATCGTAAAGGATTCATCTACTTCATTCGACATCTCCACATAATGTTGTGTTGTGACGATTTCATCAGCACTGAATCCAAATGATGCTCTGTATGCTTCAATCTCTTCTGCATCTTGTTTGCAGGCTTTACTATGTCTGTTTCCACTGGAGTGAACATCAGCTTCCCTGGACATACTATGTCTCCCAGCACTATGAGGAACTGATTGTTGTGCCTGGTCCAAGTGAAATTGAGCTGATGTTGCAGGATAGAAGAAACTGGAATCGGGGCATAGTATAAAATTTCTGGTTGCAGCTGAATTAAGTCCAAAAAGCTTTGATGCACCATTTCTGCAACATGGTGAATCCTGTGCTGATGCAGAAGCATCCCACTGTCTAGGAGTATCCCGCTCAGGAAAAGGAGATGAAATCCCAGTTCTTGGGGTTCCGGTGGCAGGTGATATGAGGCTGCTAGAAGGACTTCCAGGATAAAAAGGATAATTTGTCTGGAATTCACTTCCAACATAATTAGATGATAAATAAGGCATTCCATTCTCTTTTGTAGCACTTCTAATATTCAGAGACGATGACAGAAACCGAGCAAAAGGCACATCTGGGGATGATGGAGTTGTAAGGTGAGCAAGTTCAGGTGGAGGGGTCAATGGAGCAGTGGAAGGTTCAGTTGTAAAAGTAGAGAACACAGGAGGTGAGACCAATTGAGTTTCATGAGCATATGGCCCAGTTGCAAACATGGTTGAAGATGGTCCTCCAGGAGAAATAGCTGA from Zingiber officinale cultivar Zhangliang chromosome 4B, Zo_v1.1, whole genome shotgun sequence includes:
- the LOC121974286 gene encoding 40S ribosomal protein S15-like, whose product is MADASDAVDVGGAPKKRTFRKFSYRGVDLDQLLDMGLDELVKLFGARARRRFQRGLKRKPMALIKKLRKAKRDAPPGEKPEPVRTHLRNMIIVPEMIGSIIGVYNGKTFNQVEIKPEMIGHYLAEFSISYKPVKHGRPGIGATHSSRFIPLK
- the LOC121974287 gene encoding uncharacterized protein At1g76660-like; translation: MAANDNGGAGTGGGGEGSGRGAGGSPVASITNAPAGTAIGSAELRLRPQERWSRWGGCFGGLSCFGSQKRGKRIVPASRTPDGNASSSRVNGPQSAGISSENTILNLSILAPPSSPASFTNSALPSTAQSPNCLLSMSAISPGGPSSTMFATGPYAHETQLVSPPVFSTFTTEPSTAPLTPPPELAHLTTPSSPDVPFARFLSSSLNIRSATKENGMPYLSSNYVGSEFQTNYPFYPGSPSSSLISPATGTPRTGISSPFPERDTPRQWDASASAQDSPCCRNGASKLFGLNSAATRNFILCPDSSFFYPATSAQFHLDQAQQSVPHSAGRHSMSREADVHSSGNRHSKACKQDAEEIEAYRASFGFSADEIVTTQHYVEMSNEVDESFTMSPFANTKTGTDLCRTNEFANKGKKLSNSLDPLLTKQVAAQPEVGLDGSSDRDNIHAGSKPNRLCENASPLLHGNTDSIGGEGGSSRSSTDPQLGKRAQPGQSFSDAEIDYRRARSLREANTALTWRNLLIN